Genomic window (Geotrypetes seraphini chromosome 6, aGeoSer1.1, whole genome shotgun sequence):
GATAGACGGTTTTCTGTGTATGGAGATGAGTTTGTCTTCTATGATTACAATGACCCTTTAAACTTGCCTGACAGACTTGAACCTCACAGCTTTGATCTAATTCTGGCCGATCCACCCTATCTTTCTGAAGAGTGTCTCAGGAAAACATCCGAGACAATCCAATACCTGAAAAAAGGAAAAGTAATTCTGTGTACAGGTACACTTAGAGCTTTCCTTAATGTTCATAGTACTGAGAATATATTATTTTTGTTGTGTACCAGAATAATTGAATTGTCTTTGCTAGCTGATTTAAAATATTCATGATAGTTATATTCAAATGTACTAAAAGAGTTTTATTCCCCATTTTGTTCTATGATAAAATGTTTAGACATcaaaaattttcctttttgtTATATTTAAGATAAGAATTGTGCTGTAGCTTCACTTGACATGATTCCTTTTCTGTCAGTTACATTATGAATCTAGTGCCAGCAGATgctatctatcataataaaacccttagtgcgcatgcacactttaaTCTCCTTGCTTTGTGCTACTGTGCCGTGCATGCACAATACAATAATTCACCTGCCGCCGATCACCCATGCCTGCCTCggctgatttcctgccttctgccccgatctcagacgctggctgacttcctgccttctgcctactctgccgggacgcctcttcttacccctgaaccagcagcagcagcagccgccacggtttcatcaagcagccacggggcctttgctaggctggcccacttcgataatgcgaggcgggccggcctagcaaaagccctgaggctgcccgggctatcggatgctggacagggggaacaggaaagggagaaggggttctgctggacagggggaggtaaaaggaagggagaaggctactgctggacaggggggaggtaaaaggaagggagaagggctactgctggatagggggagcagggaagggggtgctgctggacaggggggaggtaaaaggaagggagaagggctactgctggacaggaagcaaagaaagaaaggcctcagcgTCCCATTGTGTTAAGAGTTTACacgtctattctagcacccgttactataacaggcttaaacactagttgcaAAATATTTAGATACACTAAAGTTATATGACCCTGGACACAAAATATCCAGCAAAAGATTGTGTATAAAAAAACCCTAGTGGTGATATGGTGCAATTGTATTATaattaaatgtatgagatgttataatTACACTGTTGCCTACGATATTAATGTCAATGACAAACTTCCCTTACAATCagtcagatttatttatttaaaatatttctatccCACAAATCCAACAGTGCTAAGCGGATTCCAGAGTTACATACATAatcaaataaaatacaaaacataaaataacaaACCATCACCaaacaaaaccaagaaaaaaaattaggtAACAACAAATTTAAAACATCGTAAAAACTACATAATAAAAAAGCAGGTCATAcaactttcaaaaaagatattCGAAAAGACCCATCTCAGACAAATTTATatgtttcaataggtttccccttcaatttacacagtcccatcccctttaccttctATATTTATTTTCACTGTAAGTTCTGTATAACACTTCACAGTACTACTGCTCAACACATACAGAAAAGCAATGAGTTTTAACTGGTGTTTTTATGCTGCTTGGTGGTGGTTTTAGTTATCTTCAATCATTTTAAGCAATGCTGTGAAACCTGACTGCTCGCACTTCTCTATTCATTTCCAGTGCATACTAGTATCTCCCTGTACAAATGAGtgccttcttttctttcttttaggtgCAATTATGGAGGAGCTGGTAGCAAAGTTTCTTGATCTAAAGATGTGCAATTTTATTCCAAAACATGCAAGAAATCTAGCAAATGAATTCCGTTGCTATGTGAATTACAACTGTGGACTGGACACAGTGTGTTCATAACATACCATTAAATCCTTTGGCCTATAAAGAGAAAAGTATTTTTATTAATGAGAGACTTGTTTGCGGTGGTGCTTCTGGAgctaaatataaaaattttagtcATTTCTCAATAAcatgttttgttttctgtttttatatTCCATTATAatacaaaatcaataaagaaaaatTATAGCATGGAAGGAAAAAAGACTATATGAGATTATTCTTAACACAGTTCAATCCAAAGTaggacccccctccccgtacttcaataaaaatcagcaggaaggaaCCCCCTCCTGCtaaatttacccctccccttgctcactttaccaaaaaaaaaaaaaaatggcaggagcgatgcccactccctcctcccaccggatgcaccccaaacctcccacatTCCCGAACCACACCTGTACCTCTACATTAAGATAACAGAAGGAGGAACCTAagcccctgattggctcaggcgcctaaggcccctcctgccaatttttttttaagtgtgtaAGGGGAGGCAAGGGGTCAGTTTGGGGCGGTCCTGGCAGGGGGATCAGTGCAGGGGGGGCAGTTTGGCTTGGCACGGGGAGGTTTCATGGCAgcaggaggagggagtgggcagctcgcattttaaaaaaatggggacagatattgttcATGTGaaacacatgcacatctgtgccattaaaagaaaaaagtcccaACAGCTGAGTAGTAGGTGGCTGCTTTGGGAGCTTtctctgctgctcagctgtttgggttcCCCAACTGGCTCTGTTCATGTGTGATATCCAGTTTCTAAGCAAGCAATCGGATGGGATTACGACTGCCAtacgcaaaactcatttgcatgggcaacCTTTTGAACATTGATTGCTGTTTAGAAATCAGCTCACAAGACCCGCACAGTCTTGACCATTTTTAATGCATCTAGCCCCTGGTCTTGGTGGCTCAGGGTCACAAATATAAATATCTTGTGAAGCTGGAGGACACAGGGGTTCCTCCTTATAGTAGTTTTAAGTTAGTCCAAGTAAATTAGTTGAAAGAGTGATGTTAAGGATGACCTGGGCTAATGATTAAAACgtttacaacaaaaaaataagaaatagaaaatagcaaGCCATAATGAAAATTGTGAAATCGAAATAAAACAGATCCAATAATAGAAAAAGAACAAATGTATGGTGTGCTTAGTCTGCCTAAAAAGGTACACaatgaaagaaaagaggaagagacAGCATGTGAATGTTAGTAAAAGGTAAGGATATGAGCGATTTATGCATGACATTATATCCAACTAGATGATGTGTGTGATAAAAATGCCATATATACAAGAAAGACTATGAAGTAGTCTGATATAAATGAAGAAACCAAAGCTATAGTAGATACATAGAAAGTGATACATGTGCACATAACCTGTCAAAGATGACTCATTTATCTAATAATACATGGGAATCTAACAAACGTGTACAGatgagcatatatatatatacattctgTCTTGTAAATCCATATTTCTAAAAACAAATGTCTGATTTATCATAGGAACCAGTAACATAGCGCTGTGAAAAGAAACACTTATTAACCAAATACCACTAGTGCTGAGAGGCAAAGAATGTATATACATTGTGCTATACAGCCTATGCCTGGTAGCTGCGTCCCTGAGGCAGTGCACattagagagctgaacggggacgacgggaatcccgcgggcatcccgcgggttccccctttgggtcacggggatcccgtggggacgccccctagggtcgcagggatcccgtggggacgcctccgagggtcgcggggttcctgcggggctgaatgtactcagtcgcgcggctcttcttctccctacctgctctgcctgcagcacagagacgaacggaagtcttcccgacgtcagcggggagagagggcttaaacaaagccctccctccctccgacgtcagcgctgatgtcgggaagacttccgttcgactctgtgctgcaggcagggcaggtaaggagaaggagagtagcctcacggctcgagtggctaccaagggaggggggcggtccgccccgggtgcagcacagccggcccggttcccttacttttgtggcgcttccccgaccgaccgacaacagccccggtccgacaaacctccctgcccttaactgcgaatctaaattaccttcttacagcagctgtaagaaggtaatttagattcgcggttaagggcagggaggtttgtcggaccggggctgttgtcgctCGGTCggttggggaagcgccacaaagtaaggggacctggctggctgtgctgcacccggggcgggagagaaggaggggggagaaggacgctgacaggacatggggaagatggggggggagaaggatgctaaaagcacatggggaagacaaaggggtgaagaaggacgctgaaaggccatggggaagacagagagggagaaggacactgacaggacatagggaagatgaggggagaaggacgttgaaaagaaatggggaagagagagtggggagaagacgctggcagggaagaagacagagatgccagactatggggggagcggagggaagaagatgggtgccagaccaatttggaaggggggaaaaagggagaggcacagtaacagagcaaatggaagacgcagaaggaagagagacagtggatggaaggaatagaatgagaacatgaggaaagcagaaaccaggcaacaaaggtaggaaaagaattctatttcttttttttttcttcaggataaagtagtatattagttgtgttgataaaaatttataaacattagaggctctggtagaaacccgtttacaaagtatgtattcttcccaattaatatttccaaattaataaagtctttttgcttatttgtaaatgggtttctactagagcctttaattcagtagcataattaaatgaaataactatttctgaagtttatagggacgggcggggacggtggggattcctcgcggggatgggtgggatttctgtccctgcgcaactctctagtgcacaTGCAGGAGGAGCCTGATACATACACTATACCTGAATTTAAAACTCAATTTAGATAGTCTGAGGGTGTTCCTGTCAGAGCCACTAGAGGGAGTAAGAGCACAGGACTGCCTGCATCCCAGAGTTTTCCCCTCTAGTCACATGGGGGAAGTAACTAGAACTAACAGGGAATTTACTTTACCTGGCAGTTTGGGATGTGGCTGCTCCTTGCTGCACAAGAGAGCTGAGCAGTTAGAACAGAGAGAGGCCAGACTGGAAAAACTGAGAGAGCTGGAAGGCCTGAGAGCTCTGAATggcttagaacaggggtctcaaagtccttccttgagggccgcaatccagtcaggttttcaggatttccgcaatgaatatggatgagatctatgtgcatgcactgctttcaatgcatattcattggggaaaacctgactggattgcggccctcaaggagggactttgagacccctggcttagaacTACCAGAGGCCATGGAGCTGGGGTTGCCTGAACAGGAATTGACTGAACCTAAGACCCAGATGGAACAGCTTATGGAGGTGGGACCGGATAAGAACATGATAAGCCAAGAAGTAGAACAGGAATATATGCTGCTCTGTTCAAGCATTAATTCTTGCtggttttattttgaaagaaCTTATCAAACTGTTTTGCTTGTAGAGATTGAAAAGACAGTTGGTTTTGTGCTGGTAACCCTTGCTAAGGACTGGAAGATATAAAACTTTGGAGAAAATGGTgaaagtttttgttgtttttttttctttttgttaatgTTTGTTTTCCCCCCTGTGTGAAGTGTGGGATGGGTAAGCAGGAGCTCATAGTGGAAGAGAGTGGGGTAGCTCTGTGTTCTTGTGGTGGTAAAGAGAgatttataattaaataattccaATGCACAGAGCACTCTCTGGCCAGCAGACAACCAACTGATGACCAGTGTCCAAACACTGGTACAGGCTTTGCCAGAACCTGCACAAGCCTGACTACAGAGTGAGAAGTAACTGTTTCTTCTCTATTATATGAATGAGCTCTTGCTGAAGCCAAGGAATGTTTAAGGCAACAAAGCTTACCTAATGGAAAGGTGTTTAAACTACTGTGTggggttttttcctttttgccTATGGCTGTGGACAAAAGCAGGGCTGGTCTGTGCATAAACTGATAATGCTGAAGGTCTCTTTTGAGAGCTGGTTTTCTGGTTGTTGTTTTTCTGAAAAACGATTTCATTAGAAGGAGCATTCTGGCACTTTGATTTCTGACAATTTTGTTTTGGTTTCTATTTTGCTGATGAACTGTGAATTGTGGCTTGTGAGCCAGAAGTCTTATTTTCCCTTTTTGCTGAGTATAATCAGTACCAAACTGTAATAAAGGTAGTATGTCTGAAGTTTATGCTCGTGTGCCTCCTGACATTCCTGTGTGGTCCAAATTGGCCCATAGGCAAACACAAATCTTTGTCACGGGTACCCCCAAGAGCCGCTGTCCTTAAGGTACCTGTGACAACATATATACCGTATAACAACATGCTTAGAAAggtctgaaaatttttttttatgatgGATACATGAATGAGTCGAATACCTTCAGCTACAATGAAGATGATGTCTCTTCAGAAAGATGGATACATCATGGAGTATATAATTGTGAAAGCATACTTATTGTCACATATATCAAATGGATGAATTACCAAAGATCCATGTAATATAAAGTACATGTAACTGGGCTACATAAATATGATATGATATAAAACAAAGCTATTACAATGTTAAGAAACAAACCATTTACTGATGAcactaaatcaaaaataaaatgcaCTAGTGGAATAAAAACAAGTAAAAGCATAGGAtaacaaatatatataaaatgatgATTTAAAAAATTTGGAACATGATCTTACTCTTTGAACAAATATTAAGATATTTTGAAGTGTATATCTTAAAACATCTATATGACAGAATATGTATAAAATATTAATAGTTACTAGGGTTGTCCAGGAAACCTAAAGTTGGAGAAATAGTGTTAATTAGTTTTCCTCataaatttgattgtgcttgatcagaaaataattttaaactttttatttgcatttataaCAATATTGCATTCACACTGGTTCAGTTTTGCATTGGGCTTTATGTACTGACCtattcttttttaaaatgttatagtgCTGTCCCTTTTCTTATATGCATATTATAGATTGCCACATATTGTGCATAATTGCAGCACTAGATAAGTTTTAAACAATTTTCTTTCTTGCTttcctttttctctcttcatacatttgtatattgtttttatatatatgagAGCCAATGTATATTGTTTTTTATGTTTTCAAAATACACTTTTGCTTTTTCATTAATATACTACGGAACCAAAAAAATGTATAGGGCCATGATATTAGTTCACTTTTCTCTTCATCAGTTCACTTTTTGCTTCATCAGTATCACTTGCCACTAGTGCTGTCCGCTTCAGGGAAAAATGTAtcgatttgattcaatttggtttgcctgcccaattgggtggtgtgttgttttttttccaaacatcctggcaggtttattttgtagcctcttcacccatcccacccacctttgccctctccacccccacactggtgctgtggtgtaaacaaaaaatacttttcctctctctgttagatcCTAGCTCACTCTCGCTgttttaacaccagctctggcagcatatacatttcaaatctgacatattgtaatcacaaaatagaaaatacaattattttttctaccttttgttgtcttgtaaCCTAGCTCACTCTCGCTgttttaacaccagctctggcagcatatacatttcaaatctgacatattgtaatcacaaaatagaaaatacaattattttttctaccttttgttgtcttgtaattttattcaaatcatgttagtcccaggctctggtttctgtttgtcttctattAACTTGCTCgctagggtctcctgcccatttgatattttcttctttctctgtgctcaccatccatctttgtACATTCCCtttcactgccatatccaacatttctgttactatctctccctgccttgtgctctgggtcaaacctctattcccctccatgcagcgtctcccttcctccccattatcatgtgcaacatttttctctctctcctccctttctaCTTCTGTTgtacctctccctttctctcctctaccccatgtccaacaattctttctctctgatccccccatgtgcagcagctttccatccctcctatccccctgtgcagcagctttccttcttcctccctcccatccccctctgcagctgctttttatccctccctccctcccattcctctctatagcagctttccatccctcgtATTCACCTATGCAGCACCTCCTGACCAACCCCCCCCTtaggcctcctaaagtagcagcagtggtggccAGGTGGCAGAGGAAGTgcggtgaacaggctgcttggGCTAGCCCTGCCAGGGCTTTCTTCTGCTGTGTCATCAGTgacacatcagagggaaggccctgatgGGGCaagccaggagcagcctgttcagagcactgcttCTGCTGGCTGACTAgcgctgctgttgctgctttaggaggcatgtcaggactcactgaatcggtgaattgatacGAATCAGGCAGTACTACTAGCTATTGTTTCAGTGGTTTATTTCGACAATGCACTTTCTACAATTTTGATATCACTCTTTCACTTCTCAAGCGTTTTTGTCACTGAACTACTTTTCTGTTCcataatttttgttatttttctgcCATATAAAAGGTCTACTCTGTATGGTAATATAATATTATAAACTACATTTTGTTGACATCTACTTTCTTATTTGAAAAGTGTGAATTCTTGAAACTGAAAAATGCTGTTTCAGTTTATTTTTGTCTTTCTGCCTCAGTTAAATTCCAAGTAGGCGTTGAGCGGCAGCAAATCAAAAACATCTAACATGAAATTCAGTCCAACAGTGACTTTCAGGAAGCCAAAATATTTTCCACTGCTTCATAATTTCCTGATCCATGTAGACAAGCCAGCTTGAAGCCAAGAAAAGTACTAACGAAATACTTACAAAGTTTTCCCCTTTATGTTTATTCAGATGCAGGTTTATCTCTTTTCTTGACCAGAAACTTTATATTTTCTTTACCAATGCTGGAGTTGACATTGTCTAGTTCACTATCCCTTTCTTGTTCTGGCACACATGTGCACCCAACAGGGATAGTTATATAGTCTTCGATGTAAATGTAGCGACCCCCAGCACAAGAGGAGGTGCGGCGTAGAACAGCCATTGGCATATAGACAGGAATACTACGAAAGTAAAAATTCTCTTCTCCAAATATCCCAGTCAAACATCCTTTGCACAGACAATAAGCTTCAGGAATGTATTTGGGATACCTTGAGGGATCATATGAAATTCTGCAAGAAAATAAACATCCTTTTTAGACTAAGTCAGTGGGAGATTATTATTACACATGCTGCTCCTAGTATCCTACAATGCAATAAACTTATTGTCTATATTAatgtttcacaaaaatgtaattcaTTTTAATTCTTAAATATATAAGCAGTCATGCaaaatatcaaattaaaattagttgggctagagcagtggtctcaaacccacggcccggaggccacatgtggcctgccaggtactattttgaggccctcgatatgtttaacataatcacaaaagtaaaataaaacagtttcttgatcatatgtctctttagctataaattacaatattattattaagacttagctaaaaggaaagatttataaactataaaggagttttacctcatgcaaaattgtcatttcttcaataagacattaactatttttttctgaggccctccaagtacctacaaatccaaactgtggccctgcaaagggtttgagtttgagaccactgggcagAGAGACACAAACTTAGAATAAAGCATTAGGAATCAAGAAAGAAGAGTGCCATATCCTCTTTAACATTGCTGGAAGACATGAATAATAATGTGAATATCACCACTGTAGCCTTGTTTTCATCATGAACACACATGCTATTGACATCATTACTATGCCACTACTGCACTGCTTGTCAAATGAATCAAGAACAAGTTCACATGGAGGTCAAATGATAGAAAGTTGGAGCTGCTAGCTCCAACTTATCAGGGGGAATAAAATAGCTTTTATTCTGGAAGGGAATTAACAAATTAGATTTAAACAGTAAAAGATATAAATGTGATCTAAGCCAGGAGGATGAGAAGACTCAAACTTTGCAGGAGAAATCCACATAtgaggcaggggtctcaaaaaaATGTAGCACTCAGAATATTCTctaaaagactttttttttcttttcctttttccccccctatTTTTAAAGGAGTTCTTTTCACAAATTTGATTGAGTtgtgttgtaaaccgctttgatctttTTGGGCTGTATAgacggtatataaagattttaataaacataaacatcttcAACCTGCCCCCCCTTAATTTATATATAGGGTCCCAGGACAGAAGTGATCCCCAGTTCTCCTGTACCAGATTTAAAATGGTTGCTTTGACCCCCAGTGGCAGTCTCACAATACTACTGCTAGGAGTCAATATGCTTGGGGGTTCGCAGCTTTATAAATAAGTGTAGGCTTTATCACATGGCCTACTGCGTTTATACAAAGCAGAATAGTCTATCCCTTGCAGCCTTAAGCTCGCTTATCCTCTTTGCTAATGAAAGTTCTCTGTGGCATTTTGTTCCAAAATAGAGTGGTTTCATCGACACTGAATGCCTGCTCAGGTTCATATCCCTTCTCTGCAATAATTTCCTTTAAGGTGGCTGGGAACTCTCTAGCTGCCTCTTGGTTGGCAGATGCTGCTTCTCCTGACACTTTCACATTAAATAGGCCTGTGCCGGAATTTATCAAACCACCCTTTACTGGCCTGAAAGGCCGTAGATTGCGACAATTCACCTTCCCTTTTCTTCAAGTTATCATGCAAAGACTTTGCCTTTGCTCTTATCAACACAACGTCTACAGGTGTAGTTGCAGCTACGGGTTGGCTTTTCCCTCTTCTTTGTGTACCTAACAGTGGATTCATTAATGCCGAGCAACAGCGGAGGCCGACTTTATGaagcatatccaataattcaaccTTTTCTGGTAAGGTCCTCACCTTGGGAGCACTTTCGGTAGCACTAGGAGTCTTACACTTTGTAGCCTtcctgtgaatatggagggagatctgacctgttcctgaaggagaggcaatccCAGATATGGGTATGTGCATCTCTGGTGTAGCTGCAGCAAAACTTACATTCACACACTTTTCCGATGATGCCGTTTGCTGAACTTTTCTCTCTGCAGCCCCCAGCAACAATAGCAGGATTAATTAGGCACACAAACTTTCCCATCTCCTTTAGTTTGCCTGACCACGCTAAAGCAATTGCTGACCTTTTCTCTCTTCACCCCCCAGATGCTGCGGTTTGCTAAACCACGCTGAAGCAAGTGCTTAACTTTTCTCTCTGCACACTTTTCTCCGACGCTGCCATTTGCCCGACCATGCTGACAAAAAGCGCTGAACTTttttctctgcagtccaggatGACATCATTCGGAGGGTGAAATCAGCAAGatcaaaactgtgaataatcgaagtcGTGAGGCCAAATCCGCGAATATAGAGAGAGTATATAAGCAAAATACACAGAAGGGGCTCAGGGAAACCACCCGATTAACAActgttctgttctgctctgtaaataCCATGCATAAACCACATGAATTAAAcatttgaatgaaaaaaatacaaGGTAGAATAAAACAGCCAactacctgagtgcaacctgGACTAACAGTTAAGGAGTTCTTACCAATTCATGCTAGGCTCTTGAATTGAAGAAGCCTCATCATTGTGCTACCCCACTTGATAGGGGATGCAAACATGTGTTAAGACATAACTGACGAAGGCAGTCTACTATAATGCAGTCTACTATAATGCAGTCTACTATAATTTCATGGAACCCCAAGCAGGTGAAGTAACAACTGCTGGGTGGGTTTCAGGACCTCTACACCTATCtacaggaaagaagattatcaaagtaagaacctaatctttccagtGCAATGGGTGTAGAGATCCTGAACAGCTGGGAAGTacttaagtaccgtattttcacgcaaataacacgcacccgtataaaacgcgcacacgaatatagcgcgcagaaatcacgatgatttgcacaaaaactttgatataccgcgctcacgggtataccgcgcatgctgcccgacgctcctttcgcccgccctgactttccgtgcgctgtcccgactctccgttcaccccccctgacttccgtgcactgtccccccttgaaggtctatccccatcctgaaagcctgatgccccccccccccgacgtccgatacatccctccccc
Coding sequences:
- the EEF1AKMT1 gene encoding EEF1A lysine methyltransferase 1, whose product is MEASDDNEVIQLSTEALSALQEFYQEEQVRASQVFNDHSFGPVEEDWQLSQFWYCDETALCLAKEAVAAAGKNGRIACISAPSVYQKLKELNTEDLSMCILEYDRRFSVYGDEFVFYDYNDPLNLPDRLEPHSFDLILADPPYLSEECLRKTSETIQYLKKGKVILCTGAIMEELVAKFLDLKMCNFIPKHARNLANEFRCYVNYNCGLDTVCS
- the IL17D gene encoding interleukin-17D, which translates into the protein MYENKIWTLVALLVLSGGAQGAKGSKRAPVRPRSCNDRPEEMLEQLYGRLAAGMLSAFHHTLQLEPLDKQNVSCPAGGRAAPDKKQRLPTNLLSVAPWAYRISYDPSRYPKYIPEAYCLCKGCLTGIFGEENFYFRSIPVYMPMAVLRRTSSCAGGRYIYIEDYITIPVGCTCVPEQERDSELDNVNSSIGKENIKFLVKKRDKPASE